From a single Parambassis ranga chromosome 2, fParRan2.1, whole genome shotgun sequence genomic region:
- the LOC114429424 gene encoding mediator of RNA polymerase II transcription subunit 30, with protein MAASLPQKPGMAGMPPQQQQPQPHLPPGAATAPGQQPMPPQGALREISPVFLCRIGQETVQDIVTRTMEIFQLTRATQLPNGVTQSQAMYQDRFGKLQEHLRQLALLFRKLRLLYERCVEMTSDLQEGPSELVPYTGEELVSARVEPCSPAVIQERKEVLEKVRQKNQEMKVLMDQMRNLLWDVNAMLTLRK; from the exons ATGGCAGCTTCCTTACCCCAGAAGCCGGGCATGGCAGGGATGCCCCCGCAGCAGCAACAGCCGCAGCCTCATCTGCCTCCGGGCGCTGCCACGGCCCCGGGCCAGCAGCCCATGCCTCCTCAGGGAGCCCTGAGAGAGATCTCCCCGGTGTTCCTCTGCAGGATTGGACAGGAGACGGTACAGGACATTGTAACACGCACCATGGAAATATTCCAGCTTACAAGGGCTACACAG CTTCCCAATGGCGTGACTCAGAGCCAGGCAATGTACCAGGACCGCTTTGGAAAGCTCCAGGAACACCTTCGGCAGCTTGCCTTGCTCTTCCGAAAGCTCCGGCTCCTGTATGAGCGCTGCGTTgagatgacctctgacctgcaggagGGGCCATCAGAG CTGGTGCCGTACACTGGAGAGGAGCTGGTCTCTGCCAGAGTGGAGCCCTGCAGTCCTGCTGTCATACAGGAAAGGAAGGAGGTGCTAGAG AAGGTCCGTCAGAAGAACCAGGAGATGAAGGTTCTGATGGACCAGATGAGGAACCTGCTGTGGGACGTCAATGCCATGCTGACGCTCAGGAAGTGA